A stretch of the Hippoglossus hippoglossus isolate fHipHip1 chromosome 1, fHipHip1.pri, whole genome shotgun sequence genome encodes the following:
- the fip1l1b gene encoding pre-mRNA 3'-end-processing factor FIP1 isoform X2 has protein sequence MSAEEADKTTTTDASAGDEEEEWLYGDESESKDEDEEAKLNAAVSAPADASTEDAAAHATGNGVASEATGEGAAEDVDSDSDSDDDDDDVRVTIGDIKTGAPQYTTYGAAPVNLNIKTTGSRPYGQVTSKMKGVDLDAPGSINGVAVVEADMESFEEKPWRKPGADLSDYFNYGFNEETWKAYCEKQKRLRMGLEVSTVSSGTSKITVQQGRTGNDKDISILPVHTSKPDFTSPINLYKTAISQVTRNTPGHLQVYQNPCGENRISPPQWAGPPVPDMSYYAKSGIIDVIGGQTATISRVEGRRRHNLEGNNITVISEHTTSDAEPTPAKIPTFFPPGPLPPNIPPPPFLPPPPNVSTAPPLIPPPRLPITVPPPGFPPPPSGPPPAIIPNMDSGHPGGYDGRPVPPYPFPQGAYPPPMTGGAPPPWPPMMDNSKPWDYYPRREEKREKDRERPRERTHEREREREHSPSAMSYTSDEERYRYREYQERGYVERHRERTSREKEERHRERRHREKEEGRHKSSRSSSRRRHDSEEGDSHRRHKHKKSKRSKEGKEAGEEISADQENQEAME, from the exons ATGTCTGCGGAGGAGGCGGACAAAACAACCACCACTGATGCCAGCGccggagacgaggaggaggaatggCTGTATGGAG ATGAGTCTGAGAGCAAAGACGAGGATGAAGAAGCCAAACTGAACGCAGCAGTCAG TGCACCTGCTGATGCTTCCACAGAGGATGCTGCTGCACACGCAACAGGAAATGGAGTGGCCTCTGAG GCCAcaggtgaaggagcagctgaggaCGTGGACAGTGATAGTGACAGcgatgatgacgacgatgacGTCCGAGTCACCATTGGAGACATTAAAACCGGAGCACCACAATACAC AACTTATGGAGCTGCTCCTGTAAATCTCAACATAAAGACAACAGGCTCCCGACCTTATGGGCAAG TGACTTCAAAGATGAAGGGAGTGGATCTTGATGCTCCTGGAAGCATCAATGGGGTTGCAGTGGTGGAGGCGGACATGGAGTCATTTGAAGAGAAACCCTGGAGGAAGCCAG gAGCGGATCTGTCCGACTACTTTAACTATGGCTTCAATGAAGAAACGTGGAAGGCGTACtgtgaaaaacagaagaggCTGCGTATGGGTCTGGAGGTCTCTACAGTCAGTTCAGGGACGAGCAAGATCACA GTTCAGCAAGGCAGGACAGGCAACGACAAAGACATATCCATTTTGCCTGTTCATACCTCGAAGCCAGACTTCACGTCTCCCATCAACCTGTACAAGACTGCCATCAGTCAGGTCACCAG AAATACACCTGGACACCTCCAGGTTTACCAGAATCCCTGTGGTGAAAATAG GATCTCTCCCCCTCAGTGGGCCGGCCCGCCTGTTCCGGACATGTCCTATTATGC GAAGAGTGGTATCATAGATGTGATTGGTGGACAGACGGCCACCATCAGCAGGGTGGAAGGTCGACGCAGACACAACCTGGAGGGCAACAATATCACG gtgaTCTCTGAACACACCACGTCAGATGCTGAGCCCACTCCAGCTAAGATTCCCACCTTCTTCCCTCCAGGACCTCTTCCTCCGAACATACCCCCACCTCCATTTCTCCCTCCGCCACCAAATGTCAGCACTGCACCCCCACTCATCCCCCCACCCA GGTTGCCCATTACTGTCCCTCCCCCTggttttcctcctccacctagTGGGCCCCCACCTGCAATCATCCCCAATATGGACAG TGGCCACCCTGGAGGTTATGATGGACGCCCTGTTCCTCCGTATCCGTTCCCTCAAG GTGCTTACCCTCCACCTATGACTGGAGGTGCGCCTCCTCCATGGCCCCCAATGATGGACAACTCGAAACCCTGGGATTATTATCCCCGccgagaagaaaagagagagaaggacagagagaggccCAGGGAGAGGACGCATGAGCGGGAAAGAGAAAGGGAGCACAGTCCTTCAGCTATGAGCTACACTAG CGACGAGGAGCGTTATCGTTACCGCGAGTACCAGGAGCGTGGTTACGTAGAGCGCCATCGTGAACGGACGAGtcgagagaaagaggaaagacacagagagaggcggcaccgagagaaagaggagggacgCCACAAGTCCTCTCGCAg cagcagcaggaggagacacGACAGCGAGGAGGGCGACAGCCACCGGAGGCACAAACACAAGAAGAGCAAGAGAAGCAAGGAGGGCAAAGAGGCCGGCGAGGAGATCAGCGCAGACCAAGAGAACCAGGAGGCCATGGAGTAG
- the fip1l1b gene encoding pre-mRNA 3'-end-processing factor FIP1 isoform X1 produces MSAEEADKTTTTDASAGDEEEEWLYGDESESKDEDEEAKLNAAVSAPADASTEDAAAHATGNGVASEATGEGAAEDVDSDSDSDDDDDDVRVTIGDIKTGAPQYTTYGAAPVNLNIKTTGSRPYGQVTSKMKGVDLDAPGSINGVAVVEADMESFEEKPWRKPGADLSDYFNYGFNEETWKAYCEKQKRLRMGLEVSTVSSGTSKITVQQGRTGNDKDISILPVHTSKPDFTSPINLYKTAISQVTRNTPGHLQVYQNPCGENRISPPQWAGPPVPDMSYYAKSGIIDVIGGQTATISRVEGRRRHNLEGNNITVISEHTTSDAEPTPAKIPTFFPPGPLPPNIPPPPFLPPPPNVSTAPPLIPPPRLPITVPPPGFPPPPSGPPPAIIPNMDSGHPGGYDGRPVPPYPFPQGAYPPPMTGGAPPPWPPMMDNSKPWDYYPRREEKREKDRERPRERTHEREREREHSPSAMSYTSDEERYRYREYQERGYVERHRERTSREKEERHRERRHREKEEGRHKSSRSSSSRRRHDSEEGDSHRRHKHKKSKRSKEGKEAGEEISADQENQEAME; encoded by the exons ATGTCTGCGGAGGAGGCGGACAAAACAACCACCACTGATGCCAGCGccggagacgaggaggaggaatggCTGTATGGAG ATGAGTCTGAGAGCAAAGACGAGGATGAAGAAGCCAAACTGAACGCAGCAGTCAG TGCACCTGCTGATGCTTCCACAGAGGATGCTGCTGCACACGCAACAGGAAATGGAGTGGCCTCTGAG GCCAcaggtgaaggagcagctgaggaCGTGGACAGTGATAGTGACAGcgatgatgacgacgatgacGTCCGAGTCACCATTGGAGACATTAAAACCGGAGCACCACAATACAC AACTTATGGAGCTGCTCCTGTAAATCTCAACATAAAGACAACAGGCTCCCGACCTTATGGGCAAG TGACTTCAAAGATGAAGGGAGTGGATCTTGATGCTCCTGGAAGCATCAATGGGGTTGCAGTGGTGGAGGCGGACATGGAGTCATTTGAAGAGAAACCCTGGAGGAAGCCAG gAGCGGATCTGTCCGACTACTTTAACTATGGCTTCAATGAAGAAACGTGGAAGGCGTACtgtgaaaaacagaagaggCTGCGTATGGGTCTGGAGGTCTCTACAGTCAGTTCAGGGACGAGCAAGATCACA GTTCAGCAAGGCAGGACAGGCAACGACAAAGACATATCCATTTTGCCTGTTCATACCTCGAAGCCAGACTTCACGTCTCCCATCAACCTGTACAAGACTGCCATCAGTCAGGTCACCAG AAATACACCTGGACACCTCCAGGTTTACCAGAATCCCTGTGGTGAAAATAG GATCTCTCCCCCTCAGTGGGCCGGCCCGCCTGTTCCGGACATGTCCTATTATGC GAAGAGTGGTATCATAGATGTGATTGGTGGACAGACGGCCACCATCAGCAGGGTGGAAGGTCGACGCAGACACAACCTGGAGGGCAACAATATCACG gtgaTCTCTGAACACACCACGTCAGATGCTGAGCCCACTCCAGCTAAGATTCCCACCTTCTTCCCTCCAGGACCTCTTCCTCCGAACATACCCCCACCTCCATTTCTCCCTCCGCCACCAAATGTCAGCACTGCACCCCCACTCATCCCCCCACCCA GGTTGCCCATTACTGTCCCTCCCCCTggttttcctcctccacctagTGGGCCCCCACCTGCAATCATCCCCAATATGGACAG TGGCCACCCTGGAGGTTATGATGGACGCCCTGTTCCTCCGTATCCGTTCCCTCAAG GTGCTTACCCTCCACCTATGACTGGAGGTGCGCCTCCTCCATGGCCCCCAATGATGGACAACTCGAAACCCTGGGATTATTATCCCCGccgagaagaaaagagagagaaggacagagagaggccCAGGGAGAGGACGCATGAGCGGGAAAGAGAAAGGGAGCACAGTCCTTCAGCTATGAGCTACACTAG CGACGAGGAGCGTTATCGTTACCGCGAGTACCAGGAGCGTGGTTACGTAGAGCGCCATCGTGAACGGACGAGtcgagagaaagaggaaagacacagagagaggcggcaccgagagaaagaggagggacgCCACAAGTCCTCTCGCAg cagcagcagcaggaggagacacGACAGCGAGGAGGGCGACAGCCACCGGAGGCACAAACACAAGAAGAGCAAGAGAAGCAAGGAGGGCAAAGAGGCCGGCGAGGAGATCAGCGCAGACCAAGAGAACCAGGAGGCCATGGAGTAG
- the fip1l1b gene encoding pre-mRNA 3'-end-processing factor FIP1 isoform X3, with product MSAEEADKTTTTDASAGDEEEEWLYGDESESKDEDEEAKLNAAVSAPADASTEDAAAHATGNGVASEATGEGAAEDVDSDSDSDDDDDDVRVTIGDIKTGAPQYTTYGAAPVNLNIKTTGSRPYGQVTSKMKGVDLDAPGSINGVAVVEADMESFEEKPWRKPGADLSDYFNYGFNEETWKAYCEKQKRLRMGLEVSTVSSGTSKITVQQGRTGNDKDISILPVHTSKPDFTSPINLYKTAISQVTRISPPQWAGPPVPDMSYYAKSGIIDVIGGQTATISRVEGRRRHNLEGNNITVISEHTTSDAEPTPAKIPTFFPPGPLPPNIPPPPFLPPPPNVSTAPPLIPPPRLPITVPPPGFPPPPSGPPPAIIPNMDSGHPGGYDGRPVPPYPFPQGAYPPPMTGGAPPPWPPMMDNSKPWDYYPRREEKREKDRERPRERTHEREREREHSPSAMSYTSDEERYRYREYQERGYVERHRERTSREKEERHRERRHREKEEGRHKSSRSSSSRRRHDSEEGDSHRRHKHKKSKRSKEGKEAGEEISADQENQEAME from the exons ATGTCTGCGGAGGAGGCGGACAAAACAACCACCACTGATGCCAGCGccggagacgaggaggaggaatggCTGTATGGAG ATGAGTCTGAGAGCAAAGACGAGGATGAAGAAGCCAAACTGAACGCAGCAGTCAG TGCACCTGCTGATGCTTCCACAGAGGATGCTGCTGCACACGCAACAGGAAATGGAGTGGCCTCTGAG GCCAcaggtgaaggagcagctgaggaCGTGGACAGTGATAGTGACAGcgatgatgacgacgatgacGTCCGAGTCACCATTGGAGACATTAAAACCGGAGCACCACAATACAC AACTTATGGAGCTGCTCCTGTAAATCTCAACATAAAGACAACAGGCTCCCGACCTTATGGGCAAG TGACTTCAAAGATGAAGGGAGTGGATCTTGATGCTCCTGGAAGCATCAATGGGGTTGCAGTGGTGGAGGCGGACATGGAGTCATTTGAAGAGAAACCCTGGAGGAAGCCAG gAGCGGATCTGTCCGACTACTTTAACTATGGCTTCAATGAAGAAACGTGGAAGGCGTACtgtgaaaaacagaagaggCTGCGTATGGGTCTGGAGGTCTCTACAGTCAGTTCAGGGACGAGCAAGATCACA GTTCAGCAAGGCAGGACAGGCAACGACAAAGACATATCCATTTTGCCTGTTCATACCTCGAAGCCAGACTTCACGTCTCCCATCAACCTGTACAAGACTGCCATCAGTCAGGTCACCAG GATCTCTCCCCCTCAGTGGGCCGGCCCGCCTGTTCCGGACATGTCCTATTATGC GAAGAGTGGTATCATAGATGTGATTGGTGGACAGACGGCCACCATCAGCAGGGTGGAAGGTCGACGCAGACACAACCTGGAGGGCAACAATATCACG gtgaTCTCTGAACACACCACGTCAGATGCTGAGCCCACTCCAGCTAAGATTCCCACCTTCTTCCCTCCAGGACCTCTTCCTCCGAACATACCCCCACCTCCATTTCTCCCTCCGCCACCAAATGTCAGCACTGCACCCCCACTCATCCCCCCACCCA GGTTGCCCATTACTGTCCCTCCCCCTggttttcctcctccacctagTGGGCCCCCACCTGCAATCATCCCCAATATGGACAG TGGCCACCCTGGAGGTTATGATGGACGCCCTGTTCCTCCGTATCCGTTCCCTCAAG GTGCTTACCCTCCACCTATGACTGGAGGTGCGCCTCCTCCATGGCCCCCAATGATGGACAACTCGAAACCCTGGGATTATTATCCCCGccgagaagaaaagagagagaaggacagagagaggccCAGGGAGAGGACGCATGAGCGGGAAAGAGAAAGGGAGCACAGTCCTTCAGCTATGAGCTACACTAG CGACGAGGAGCGTTATCGTTACCGCGAGTACCAGGAGCGTGGTTACGTAGAGCGCCATCGTGAACGGACGAGtcgagagaaagaggaaagacacagagagaggcggcaccgagagaaagaggagggacgCCACAAGTCCTCTCGCAg cagcagcagcaggaggagacacGACAGCGAGGAGGGCGACAGCCACCGGAGGCACAAACACAAGAAGAGCAAGAGAAGCAAGGAGGGCAAAGAGGCCGGCGAGGAGATCAGCGCAGACCAAGAGAACCAGGAGGCCATGGAGTAG
- the fip1l1b gene encoding pre-mRNA 3'-end-processing factor FIP1 isoform X4: protein MSAEEADKTTTTDASAGDEEEEWLYGDESESKDEDEEAKLNAAVSAPADASTEDAAAHATGNGVASEATGEGAAEDVDSDSDSDDDDDDVRVTIGDIKTGAPQYTTYGAAPVNLNIKTTGSRPYGQVTSKMKGVDLDAPGSINGVAVVEADMESFEEKPWRKPGADLSDYFNYGFNEETWKAYCEKQKRLRMGLEVSTVSSGTSKITVQQGRTGNDKDISILPVHTSKPDFTSPINLYKTAISQVTRISPPQWAGPPVPDMSYYAKSGIIDVIGGQTATISRVEGRRRHNLEGNNITVISEHTTSDAEPTPAKIPTFFPPGPLPPNIPPPPFLPPPPNVSTAPPLIPPPRLPITVPPPGFPPPPSGPPPAIIPNMDSGHPGGYDGRPVPPYPFPQGAYPPPMTGGAPPPWPPMMDNSKPWDYYPRREEKREKDRERPRERTHEREREREHSPSAMSYTSDEERYRYREYQERGYVERHRERTSREKEERHRERRHREKEEGRHKSSRSSSRRRHDSEEGDSHRRHKHKKSKRSKEGKEAGEEISADQENQEAME from the exons ATGTCTGCGGAGGAGGCGGACAAAACAACCACCACTGATGCCAGCGccggagacgaggaggaggaatggCTGTATGGAG ATGAGTCTGAGAGCAAAGACGAGGATGAAGAAGCCAAACTGAACGCAGCAGTCAG TGCACCTGCTGATGCTTCCACAGAGGATGCTGCTGCACACGCAACAGGAAATGGAGTGGCCTCTGAG GCCAcaggtgaaggagcagctgaggaCGTGGACAGTGATAGTGACAGcgatgatgacgacgatgacGTCCGAGTCACCATTGGAGACATTAAAACCGGAGCACCACAATACAC AACTTATGGAGCTGCTCCTGTAAATCTCAACATAAAGACAACAGGCTCCCGACCTTATGGGCAAG TGACTTCAAAGATGAAGGGAGTGGATCTTGATGCTCCTGGAAGCATCAATGGGGTTGCAGTGGTGGAGGCGGACATGGAGTCATTTGAAGAGAAACCCTGGAGGAAGCCAG gAGCGGATCTGTCCGACTACTTTAACTATGGCTTCAATGAAGAAACGTGGAAGGCGTACtgtgaaaaacagaagaggCTGCGTATGGGTCTGGAGGTCTCTACAGTCAGTTCAGGGACGAGCAAGATCACA GTTCAGCAAGGCAGGACAGGCAACGACAAAGACATATCCATTTTGCCTGTTCATACCTCGAAGCCAGACTTCACGTCTCCCATCAACCTGTACAAGACTGCCATCAGTCAGGTCACCAG GATCTCTCCCCCTCAGTGGGCCGGCCCGCCTGTTCCGGACATGTCCTATTATGC GAAGAGTGGTATCATAGATGTGATTGGTGGACAGACGGCCACCATCAGCAGGGTGGAAGGTCGACGCAGACACAACCTGGAGGGCAACAATATCACG gtgaTCTCTGAACACACCACGTCAGATGCTGAGCCCACTCCAGCTAAGATTCCCACCTTCTTCCCTCCAGGACCTCTTCCTCCGAACATACCCCCACCTCCATTTCTCCCTCCGCCACCAAATGTCAGCACTGCACCCCCACTCATCCCCCCACCCA GGTTGCCCATTACTGTCCCTCCCCCTggttttcctcctccacctagTGGGCCCCCACCTGCAATCATCCCCAATATGGACAG TGGCCACCCTGGAGGTTATGATGGACGCCCTGTTCCTCCGTATCCGTTCCCTCAAG GTGCTTACCCTCCACCTATGACTGGAGGTGCGCCTCCTCCATGGCCCCCAATGATGGACAACTCGAAACCCTGGGATTATTATCCCCGccgagaagaaaagagagagaaggacagagagaggccCAGGGAGAGGACGCATGAGCGGGAAAGAGAAAGGGAGCACAGTCCTTCAGCTATGAGCTACACTAG CGACGAGGAGCGTTATCGTTACCGCGAGTACCAGGAGCGTGGTTACGTAGAGCGCCATCGTGAACGGACGAGtcgagagaaagaggaaagacacagagagaggcggcaccgagagaaagaggagggacgCCACAAGTCCTCTCGCAg cagcagcaggaggagacacGACAGCGAGGAGGGCGACAGCCACCGGAGGCACAAACACAAGAAGAGCAAGAGAAGCAAGGAGGGCAAAGAGGCCGGCGAGGAGATCAGCGCAGACCAAGAGAACCAGGAGGCCATGGAGTAG